A DNA window from Bradyrhizobium sp. CCBAU 53421 contains the following coding sequences:
- a CDS encoding ABC transporter ATP-binding protein, whose translation MSPISEILHVYWRSDRCLLFVVATVVLISSASSVAAPYVFSCLIDRLPRSEGTSVLAWGFAGYAVLLGIASAFQRMLQYLSFMTAENLGFIAATRFFHRILRKTAAFFLENNPVEIQSAAARGRSALITMVQLGTTIFLPAAAQLLLTIATLGALVNIQVAAIVVAYGTATITLTWSSTRRARVFLDRAVDAGQENARFVGNVMNAMDTLRHFGSHAWMSQRFRMKAQEMRDNFRSYVLQRLPYIAVLGLAVALQFAVTLLLLVPDYQAGVVSIGDIVLFNTLILQLSMPFEMVARAISDASKSRADLIPLTRLWGAPEERRTSHAHDFTPTAGQLSFEDIGYAYENGRGVANVSFSAGRGGITFLVGETGSGKSTIFRLVLKSIEPDCGRILVDGTDITGIDRTDWYAAVAVVPQDVMLLNESLADNILLGRPRDEARLRCVSEKAAILPFIEAQPDGFETTVGERGLKLSGGERQRIAIARALYGEPAILLLDEASSALDERTERDIMDHIRSLAEDVTVLAITHRRGVISTTDVVVDLTPCAFQA comes from the coding sequence TTGTCGCCGATTTCCGAAATTTTGCATGTGTACTGGCGGTCCGATCGGTGCCTGCTTTTCGTCGTTGCCACGGTGGTGCTGATCTCAAGCGCGAGCAGCGTCGCAGCCCCCTATGTATTCTCGTGTCTGATTGATCGTCTTCCGCGCAGTGAAGGTACGTCGGTGCTCGCCTGGGGGTTCGCCGGCTATGCGGTCCTGCTTGGCATAGCGTCCGCATTTCAGCGTATGCTGCAGTATCTTTCCTTTATGACAGCAGAGAACCTGGGCTTTATCGCAGCAACTCGCTTTTTCCACCGCATCCTGAGAAAGACCGCGGCCTTTTTTCTTGAGAACAATCCCGTGGAAATACAGAGCGCGGCCGCGCGCGGGCGCAGCGCGTTGATCACGATGGTCCAGCTTGGAACTACGATCTTCTTGCCTGCTGCCGCGCAGCTTCTGCTTACGATCGCTACTCTAGGCGCGCTCGTCAATATTCAGGTCGCCGCAATCGTCGTCGCTTATGGGACTGCCACGATTACATTGACCTGGAGTTCGACGCGTCGGGCGCGCGTATTTCTGGACCGGGCCGTCGATGCCGGACAGGAGAATGCACGGTTCGTCGGTAACGTCATGAACGCCATGGACACGTTGCGCCATTTTGGCAGTCATGCCTGGATGAGCCAGCGCTTTAGGATGAAAGCGCAGGAGATGCGCGATAACTTCCGGTCCTACGTGCTTCAACGACTGCCCTACATCGCCGTGCTCGGCTTAGCCGTCGCGCTACAATTTGCCGTCACTCTTCTCCTTCTAGTTCCCGACTACCAGGCCGGCGTGGTCTCGATCGGCGACATTGTGCTATTCAACACGCTTATACTCCAACTCAGTATGCCCTTCGAGATGGTTGCGCGCGCGATCTCTGACGCGTCGAAGTCGCGTGCCGACCTCATCCCTCTCACCAGACTGTGGGGCGCACCAGAAGAGCGGCGAACGTCCCATGCTCATGATTTCACGCCCACCGCTGGCCAGCTATCTTTCGAGGACATTGGTTATGCCTACGAAAACGGCCGTGGCGTCGCGAACGTCTCGTTTTCGGCTGGACGGGGCGGGATTACCTTTCTTGTTGGCGAAACGGGATCGGGGAAGTCGACAATCTTTAGGCTCGTCCTGAAGTCAATCGAGCCAGACTGCGGCCGTATTCTGGTCGATGGAACCGATATAACGGGTATCGATCGCACGGATTGGTATGCTGCAGTTGCTGTCGTGCCGCAGGACGTAATGTTGCTCAATGAGTCGCTGGCCGACAACATTCTGCTAGGTCGGCCCCGCGATGAGGCACGCCTTCGCTGCGTGTCGGAAAAAGCCGCTATTCTCCCATTTATCGAGGCGCAGCCGGACGGATTTGAAACGACTGTTGGAGAACGCGGTTTGAAGCTTTCAGGCGGGGAGCGCCAGCGTATTGCTATAGCCCGTGCGCTCTATGGCGAGCCAGCGATCCTTCTTCTCGACGAGGCCAGCTCCGCCCTTGACGAACGAACCGAGCGGGACATCATGGACCATATTCGCAGCCTAGCGGAAGATGTGACCGTGCTGGCGATTACGCATCGCAGAGGTGTCATCTCTACAACCGACGTCGTCGTCGATCTGACCCCTTGCGCTTTTCAGGCGTAG
- a CDS encoding S10 family peptidase produces MPSAAEPHRLPPDSSTRHTLELPGRTLAYVATAGSIRLFDDKGEPQADIVYTSYQLDGTDRGTRPVTFFFNGGPGSSSAWLQLGNAGPWRLPINADEVTPSTFPEARPNAETWLDFTDLVFLDPVGTGYSRFVKTSDDVRKHFFSVEGDVNSLALVVRRWLEKHDRLLSPKYIVGESYGGIRGPKVVHQLQMRQGIGVKGLILVSPRLDSGQFERTSLLQYVARLPSYVATLREAEGPVKRADLADVEAYARGEYLVDLIKGQADKEATMRLADKAAALTGIDKAVSRRLAGRFDPAEFRREFDRKNGKLVGNYDASVRGLDPYPESDLHVSRDPSSDTLLAPLTSATVDLLTRKLNWRPGGSYELSNGAVVQAWDFGRNPPESLSELRQILATDRAMKLLVGHGLFDLVTPYFESQILLDQLPPFASAPRVKLVVLPGGHMFYSRDNSRQAFRTEVEAMMK; encoded by the coding sequence ATGCCGTCTGCTGCTGAGCCGCATCGCTTGCCGCCGGATTCCAGCACCAGGCACACACTCGAGCTCCCTGGACGGACACTTGCTTACGTCGCGACCGCCGGTTCCATCCGCCTTTTCGACGACAAGGGCGAGCCGCAAGCTGACATCGTCTATACCTCCTATCAGCTCGACGGCACCGATCGCGGCACACGCCCGGTAACGTTCTTTTTCAACGGCGGACCAGGCTCATCATCGGCCTGGCTGCAGCTCGGCAATGCCGGACCTTGGCGGCTGCCGATCAATGCTGACGAGGTCACGCCATCGACATTTCCGGAGGCGAGGCCAAACGCGGAAACCTGGCTCGATTTCACCGATCTGGTGTTTCTCGACCCGGTAGGCACCGGCTATAGCCGTTTTGTGAAGACCAGCGATGACGTGCGCAAGCACTTCTTCTCCGTTGAGGGCGACGTCAACTCGCTCGCGCTGGTGGTCCGCCGTTGGCTCGAAAAGCATGACCGGCTGTTGTCGCCGAAATACATCGTGGGTGAAAGCTATGGAGGCATTCGTGGGCCAAAGGTTGTGCACCAGTTGCAGATGCGGCAGGGCATAGGCGTCAAGGGCCTGATCTTGGTCTCGCCAAGACTAGACTCCGGCCAGTTCGAGCGCACGAGCCTGCTGCAATACGTCGCAAGACTGCCGAGTTATGTCGCTACACTGCGTGAAGCAGAGGGGCCAGTAAAGCGAGCCGATCTCGCCGACGTGGAAGCTTATGCGCGCGGCGAGTATCTGGTCGATCTTATCAAGGGCCAGGCGGACAAGGAAGCAACCATGCGTCTGGCCGACAAGGCTGCGGCGCTGACCGGCATTGACAAGGCGGTGAGTCGCCGGCTTGCGGGCCGCTTCGACCCAGCCGAGTTCCGTCGTGAATTTGATCGTAAGAACGGCAAGCTCGTCGGCAATTATGACGCCTCGGTGCGTGGCCTGGATCCATATCCGGAGTCGGATCTTCACGTTTCGAGGGATCCCTCGAGCGATACATTGCTGGCGCCTCTGACGAGCGCCACGGTCGATCTCCTGACTCGCAAGCTTAACTGGCGGCCCGGCGGCTCGTATGAGCTATCCAACGGCGCTGTCGTCCAGGCTTGGGACTTCGGCCGCAACCCTCCCGAATCGCTCTCCGAATTGCGCCAGATCCTGGCAACGGACCGGGCCATGAAATTGCTCGTCGGGCACGGCCTGTTTGATCTCGTCACGCCGTATTTCGAGTCACAAATCCTGCTCGATCAGTTGCCGCCATTTGCCTCGGCTCCGCGCGTCAAGCTTGTCGTTTTGCCCGGCGGCCACATGTTCTATTCGCGGGACAATTCGCGGCAAGCTTTTCGTACAGAGGTCGAAGCGATGATGAAGTAG
- a CDS encoding 50S ribosomal protein L11 methyltransferase gives MTASQAVSARRQMTDVDAMIAELRSCEHPHDVEVCGMLLHILPGVLSPRLSHAPDALISKWHIESGATVLDLGCGSGVLGLAALRAGAEHLVALDINPQAVLTTKLNIERLGHSKQAEARLFHPWIPPSAAGQDQSCSDHKFDNEDCRPRLMRCRATSSDAGQSQVARLVGADGASAAVYRASRG, from the coding sequence ATGACTGCCTCCCAAGCCGTATCGGCGCGGCGCCAAATGACCGATGTAGACGCGATGATCGCGGAACTGCGGTCATGCGAACACCCTCACGACGTGGAAGTGTGCGGTATGCTTTTGCACATTCTCCCCGGCGTTCTGTCGCCACGCCTAAGTCACGCTCCCGACGCCTTGATATCGAAGTGGCACATCGAATCTGGAGCAACAGTATTGGATCTGGGATGCGGATCAGGCGTCCTGGGGCTGGCGGCACTTCGCGCTGGGGCAGAACACCTGGTGGCTCTCGATATCAATCCGCAAGCGGTTCTCACCACAAAGTTAAACATCGAGCGGTTAGGTCATTCCAAGCAGGCAGAAGCGCGCCTCTTCCACCCCTGGATCCCGCCAAGCGCAGCTGGTCAAGACCAGTCGTGTTCGGATCACAAGTTCGATAACGAGGACTGCCGGCCGAGATTGATGCGTTGCAGAGCGACTTCGTCGGATGCAGGGCAATCGCAAGTCGCGCGGCTTGTGGGAGCTGACGGCGCCAGCGCAGCCGTATACCGGGCATCTCGTGGGTGA
- a CDS encoding cytochrome P450, translated as MKIHLADDRTDDAPKVPLSNLDLSGAKRFQDDTIWGYFERLRREDPVHYCKDSPYGPYWSVTKYRDIVEVDTNHKTFSSEQGVTIVDVPPKHWTQSFIKMGPPKHREQRDTVSPIVAPENLTKLESVIRRRVRTILDDLPRNDDFNWVDRVSIELTTQMLATLFDFPFEDRRLLTYWSDVAVAMPRAGRPIDSWDKRSAILSECLAYFAGLWNERINAKPRLDLISMMAHSPATRHMEPSEFLGNLILLIVGGNDTTRNSITGGLLFMNQHPSELRKLRDNPKLVSSAVSEIIRYQTPIAHMRRNATTDTILGGKQIRKGDKVVMWYISGNRDDEVIENADRFVIDRKHVRQHLSFGFGIHRCVGRHLAELQLKILWEEILRARLEVKVVGEPERIASNFVHGYSALPVRIIV; from the coding sequence GTGAAAATACATTTGGCAGACGACAGAACCGACGACGCGCCTAAAGTTCCGCTGAGCAATCTGGATTTAAGCGGAGCCAAGCGCTTTCAAGACGATACCATATGGGGCTACTTCGAGCGGCTGCGAAGGGAAGATCCCGTTCACTACTGCAAAGATAGCCCCTATGGTCCATATTGGTCCGTAACGAAATACCGCGATATCGTAGAGGTAGATACTAATCACAAAACATTCTCGTCGGAGCAGGGCGTCACTATTGTCGACGTGCCTCCCAAGCACTGGACGCAGAGTTTCATCAAGATGGGTCCGCCTAAGCATCGCGAGCAGCGTGATACTGTAAGTCCGATAGTCGCGCCGGAGAACCTGACGAAGCTCGAAAGCGTGATCCGTCGTCGCGTCAGGACGATTCTGGACGACTTGCCGCGCAACGATGACTTCAATTGGGTGGATAGGGTCTCCATCGAGTTGACGACGCAGATGCTTGCTACGCTATTCGACTTTCCATTTGAAGATCGGCGGCTCTTGACCTATTGGTCGGACGTAGCTGTTGCAATGCCGAGAGCTGGCCGGCCCATCGACAGCTGGGACAAGCGAAGTGCGATCTTGTCCGAGTGCTTGGCGTATTTTGCGGGGCTTTGGAACGAGCGCATCAATGCCAAACCGCGTCTTGACCTTATTTCGATGATGGCGCACTCGCCTGCAACCCGGCACATGGAGCCCAGTGAGTTTCTGGGCAATCTGATTCTGCTGATCGTCGGTGGGAATGACACCACGCGCAATTCGATTACCGGCGGCCTCCTGTTCATGAACCAGCACCCCTCCGAGCTGCGAAAGCTACGGGATAATCCCAAATTGGTATCGAGCGCGGTGTCGGAGATCATCCGGTATCAGACGCCCATCGCACACATGCGGCGCAACGCCACGACGGATACCATCCTGGGTGGGAAACAAATCAGGAAGGGCGACAAGGTCGTCATGTGGTACATCTCTGGAAACCGCGACGATGAGGTCATCGAGAACGCCGACCGCTTCGTCATCGACCGCAAGCACGTGCGGCAGCATCTGTCGTTCGGATTCGGCATCCATCGCTGCGTTGGTCGACATCTTGCGGAGCTACAGCTGAAAATCCTTTGGGAGGAAATCTTGAGGGCGCGACTGGAGGTCAAGGTCGTCGGCGAACCCGAGCGAATTGCGTCGAACTTTGTGCACGGCTATTCCGCTCTCCCTGTGCGGATTATAGTTTAG
- a CDS encoding carotenoid biosynthesis protein, producing MRRDDVSGNGLWTWQKITLWASIASIVAAAIGFSWNPSPLAQALAALFIACALIHASLNYGLRQASILFVLCNAIAFTMESLGTATGFPFGRYHFELGADLPNIGLVPLIIGPFWFGAGYFSWTVASILLDGADRQLDQTFNLIALPVVAAFVVTQLDLVMDAPNATIAKAWIWHDGGGVFGVPLSNYLGWLLTSWLIFQSFALYLRRSWILTLPRMDFKLSLTGILFYLGAGLTHIVPWMMGQTGEAVDARGYGWQVHDIREATVAILLLTMVFTALLAALHVLRLTSSNSSPVAFGAERRSCHTMGTGSNARTR from the coding sequence ATGAGACGAGACGATGTTTCCGGCAATGGGCTCTGGACTTGGCAGAAAATTACCCTTTGGGCTTCTATCGCCAGCATTGTCGCAGCCGCAATCGGCTTCTCTTGGAATCCAAGTCCTCTCGCGCAAGCGCTCGCGGCACTCTTCATCGCCTGCGCGTTGATCCATGCCTCTCTTAACTATGGTCTGCGCCAAGCCTCAATACTGTTTGTTTTGTGCAACGCGATTGCGTTCACAATGGAAAGCCTTGGCACCGCTACGGGCTTTCCATTCGGCCGCTATCATTTCGAGTTGGGCGCGGATCTCCCCAATATCGGCCTCGTTCCACTCATCATCGGACCGTTCTGGTTCGGGGCTGGCTATTTTTCGTGGACAGTGGCGTCGATCCTACTTGATGGGGCCGATCGTCAGCTCGATCAGACTTTCAACTTGATCGCTCTGCCAGTCGTCGCCGCGTTCGTCGTGACCCAATTGGATCTGGTGATGGATGCCCCCAATGCGACTATCGCCAAGGCTTGGATATGGCACGACGGCGGTGGAGTGTTTGGTGTTCCTCTCTCCAACTATCTCGGCTGGCTTCTCACTTCATGGTTGATTTTTCAATCTTTCGCGCTCTATCTGCGCCGAAGTTGGATCCTGACGCTTCCAAGGATGGACTTCAAGTTGTCGTTGACAGGCATCCTTTTCTATTTAGGTGCCGGTCTTACACACATCGTGCCCTGGATGATGGGACAAACAGGAGAGGCCGTTGACGCCAGGGGATATGGCTGGCAGGTCCACGACATCCGGGAAGCCACTGTCGCAATCCTGTTGTTGACGATGGTGTTTACGGCGCTGTTGGCAGCGCTGCACGTCCTGCGGCTGACGAGTTCGAATAGCTCACCAGTTGCGTTTGGGGCAGAGCGGCGTTCGTGCCACACTATGGGTACAGGCTCTAACGCCCGGACGAGATGA
- a CDS encoding MFS transporter, translating into MAGQFTRKKLGPVLIAADQRLTGHAVLGATIGNILEFYDFGTYSFFAIQIGQAFFPASDPFASLMMSLATFGAGFVTRPIWAIVLGSYSDRVGRQPAMTTSFAMMSTAILVLAVTPSYETIGIAAPFLVIFARLVQGFALGGEVGPTTAYLMEAAPAEARGLAVSFQPASQQIAATAGALVGEILSLTMTSEALYAYGWRIALLLGAATLPFGLWLRTALPETLHRPKAPAPVVRPVRRSLAARRLISLGFVVLASCTIITYVTGYMTTYALNTLQVSAPLAFATTLVTNTVAIAAALLGGWLADRAGRRCIMIWPQITALLMTYPVFLWIVESRSAIALLGGLGALTLVGTIPYSAFYVSMAESLPKNIRGGAFATIYAFAIAIFGGTAQPIVAWLIHVTGNTLAPAWYMLVASGAGLCAMLMMPETAPPKTSKRCE; encoded by the coding sequence ATGGCCGGGCAATTCACTCGGAAGAAGCTGGGGCCGGTCCTCATTGCGGCAGACCAACGCTTGACCGGACACGCCGTGTTGGGTGCAACGATCGGCAATATTCTCGAATTCTACGACTTCGGGACCTATAGCTTCTTCGCTATCCAGATCGGTCAGGCGTTTTTCCCGGCAAGCGACCCGTTCGCCAGCCTCATGATGTCGCTCGCGACGTTTGGCGCCGGTTTTGTGACGCGACCGATCTGGGCCATCGTACTGGGCTCGTACTCGGATCGGGTCGGGCGCCAGCCCGCGATGACCACCAGCTTTGCAATGATGAGCACCGCGATCCTTGTGTTGGCGGTTACACCTTCGTACGAGACAATAGGAATTGCCGCTCCGTTTCTGGTTATTTTCGCACGCTTGGTGCAGGGCTTCGCGCTGGGCGGTGAGGTTGGCCCGACGACCGCCTATTTGATGGAAGCCGCCCCGGCGGAGGCCCGCGGTCTTGCTGTCTCGTTTCAGCCTGCCAGCCAGCAGATAGCTGCAACCGCCGGAGCGTTGGTCGGAGAAATACTCTCCCTCACCATGACAAGCGAGGCACTTTATGCGTACGGATGGCGGATCGCACTTCTGCTTGGCGCCGCTACGCTGCCGTTTGGACTTTGGTTGCGGACCGCCCTGCCCGAAACGTTGCACCGCCCCAAAGCGCCGGCTCCCGTCGTCCGGCCTGTAAGGAGATCGCTTGCCGCTCGCCGCTTGATAAGTTTGGGTTTCGTTGTTTTGGCCAGCTGCACGATTATCACCTACGTCACGGGATATATGACCACCTATGCGCTGAACACCCTGCAAGTTTCTGCGCCTCTCGCCTTTGCCACCACGCTCGTCACCAATACGGTAGCAATTGCTGCCGCGCTGCTGGGCGGTTGGCTCGCGGATCGGGCCGGACGCCGCTGCATCATGATATGGCCGCAGATCACTGCCTTGCTGATGACCTATCCGGTGTTCTTGTGGATCGTAGAGAGCCGCAGTGCCATCGCGCTTCTCGGAGGCCTCGGCGCACTCACCCTGGTCGGAACGATCCCGTACAGCGCCTTCTATGTGAGTATGGCCGAGAGTTTACCCAAGAACATTCGCGGTGGCGCCTTTGCGACGATTTACGCTTTTGCGATAGCGATCTTCGGAGGTACAGCTCAACCCATCGTTGCCTGGCTCATCCACGTTACCGGAAACACGCTGGCGCCCGCCTGGTACATGCTTGTCGCCAGCGGCGCCGGTCTCTGCGCCATGCTGATGATGCCCGAGACCGCGCCGCCGAAAACTTCAAAGCGCTGCGAATAA
- a CDS encoding asparagine synthase-related protein — protein MGTNLLTAGATLYVDRSDTSFEYGSSDPFTEELSGREQSNGLLEFADTLQEVVLSRPTGICASAVELSGGMDSASVAIAVGKCVKTVRCGGILLGDGSSPRQSDRRARILSALNCRDHPLEMHTHMPAIGLDLAPERRLPLASEYYLEAFEALWDRFRADGCQIVWSGIGGDELCACCTAEEGPARSPSSRHLEIAIELAEGMLTKRALDAAHSSFLFSAPLSATVSTFLLPSLCHARPLAKRGLWPVRPLGDRRLIDTAAKLPLALREGKEIFRSYLRSRLGRDVFPPGQIKETFALVLPKAIAAHADTISSQLSSCALADFGLVSRESVMALLNRVLTTHEFSATSALVRFLWAERFVRQLC, from the coding sequence GTGGGGACTAACTTACTGACTGCCGGCGCAACCTTGTACGTCGACAGGTCGGACACTTCTTTTGAGTACGGCTCATCGGACCCGTTCACTGAGGAGCTCTCTGGGCGGGAGCAGAGCAACGGTCTCCTTGAGTTTGCGGATACTTTGCAGGAAGTTGTCCTGTCGCGGCCGACGGGCATTTGTGCAAGCGCTGTTGAGCTGAGCGGAGGTATGGATTCGGCTTCGGTCGCGATTGCTGTTGGCAAATGCGTGAAAACCGTAAGGTGTGGCGGCATACTGTTGGGCGACGGGAGCAGCCCCAGGCAGTCTGATCGGCGAGCGCGCATTCTGAGCGCACTGAATTGCCGCGATCACCCTCTTGAAATGCATACCCACATGCCGGCGATTGGTCTGGATCTCGCGCCAGAACGACGCCTGCCACTCGCTTCAGAGTATTACCTCGAGGCGTTTGAGGCGCTCTGGGACCGGTTTCGCGCGGACGGCTGCCAAATCGTCTGGTCCGGCATAGGCGGCGACGAGCTTTGCGCTTGCTGCACCGCCGAAGAGGGTCCCGCCAGATCTCCGTCTTCGCGTCACCTGGAGATCGCCATTGAACTTGCAGAAGGCATGTTGACGAAGCGCGCGCTCGACGCGGCTCATTCATCTTTCCTTTTTAGCGCGCCGCTTAGCGCGACCGTATCCACATTTCTGCTCCCAAGCCTTTGTCATGCTCGTCCACTCGCAAAGCGCGGACTTTGGCCCGTTCGCCCGCTAGGCGATCGAAGATTGATTGATACTGCAGCGAAGCTTCCACTTGCACTTCGGGAGGGCAAGGAGATATTCCGCTCCTACCTGCGTAGTCGGCTGGGCCGTGATGTGTTTCCGCCCGGTCAAATAAAGGAGACTTTTGCGCTTGTATTACCAAAGGCGATTGCGGCTCATGCAGACACGATTTCATCGCAGCTTTCCTCTTGCGCCCTAGCCGACTTTGGCCTGGTTTCGCGAGAGTCCGTTATGGCGCTCTTGAATAGGGTGTTAACAACGCACGAGTTTTCTGCAACGAGCGCCTTGGTCCGCTTCCTGTGGGCGGAACGCTTCGTTCGCCAACTCTGTTGA
- a CDS encoding radical SAM/SPASM domain-containing protein — MTAYPMVLQSLRAASPGCRVLEITTTAGCIVRCTYCPQDKFADRQRPVSQAKYLGLQDFERCLARVPTATDISFAGYSEPWLHPKCTGMVEHAYARGHDIRIFTTLVGMNGSDVRRLQMLQFRAFVVHVPDDGTYMNRRLIGKSYLNVIRRLVEANIPSVRFVVLGKVHPDLADIIPAKTLERLRPLSSRRGRLESSIIKPRRPVVGPLTCIGKQHHRNVLLPNGDVTLCGMDFERRHVLGNLLCNEYEYLLAGPIFHEIADRMNGMDGFLLCRMCEFASPRPLGCDMDADQQS; from the coding sequence ATGACGGCATATCCCATGGTGTTACAAAGCTTGCGCGCCGCCAGTCCTGGTTGCCGAGTATTGGAGATAACGACGACCGCAGGATGCATCGTCCGGTGTACTTATTGCCCCCAAGACAAGTTCGCCGATCGGCAAAGACCTGTGTCTCAAGCGAAATACCTAGGTCTTCAGGATTTCGAGCGGTGTCTTGCACGCGTGCCGACGGCGACCGACATCAGTTTTGCCGGCTACTCGGAGCCTTGGCTCCATCCGAAGTGCACCGGGATGGTTGAGCATGCTTACGCGCGTGGGCATGACATCCGAATTTTCACGACCCTCGTCGGAATGAACGGGAGTGACGTTCGGCGCTTGCAAATGCTGCAGTTCAGGGCTTTCGTCGTCCACGTTCCTGATGACGGCACTTATATGAACAGGCGACTTATTGGAAAGTCCTATCTCAACGTCATCCGCCGACTCGTTGAGGCGAACATTCCCTCGGTTCGATTCGTCGTCCTGGGCAAAGTCCATCCCGACCTCGCCGACATCATTCCCGCAAAAACGCTGGAGCGCTTGCGTCCGCTGAGTAGCAGGCGAGGACGTCTAGAGTCGAGTATCATCAAACCGCGACGGCCGGTCGTCGGACCTTTGACATGTATTGGCAAACAACACCATCGGAATGTCCTTCTCCCAAACGGCGACGTTACTCTGTGTGGAATGGATTTTGAGCGGCGTCATGTGCTGGGCAATCTTTTGTGCAACGAATACGAATATCTCTTGGCAGGGCCAATCTTTCATGAAATCGCCGATCGCATGAACGGAATGGATGGCTTTCTGCTCTGCAGGATGTGCGAGTTTGCCAGTCCGCGACCGTTGGGATGCGATATGGATGCCGACCAACAGTCGTGA